The following proteins are encoded in a genomic region of Syngnathus acus chromosome 22, fSynAcu1.2, whole genome shotgun sequence:
- the LOC119116586 gene encoding B2 bradykinin receptor, translating to MALQTTRMPELNTTTHANWSQNASVEKSCIDPDVWYALTSSQPVYMAVITVLGVVLNAFVLLVFCLQKKPCTVAEIYLSNLAAADLILVSCLPFWAVNIANDFNWPFGVAMCKIVNAGIKMNAYSSIYFLVLVSMDRYLALVHPMSHGRMRRPKYAKVGCLLVWAFSLLLGAPTLVFRQVKYFAEYNVDACVLDFPSRTVMLLCDAMLISFSFVIPITIISFCTVKIIHALRKPSVDRFNNEKSERKATTLVLAVLVAFLVCWIPFHIVTLLDVLIKAGVMKGCHLEAVVDICSQFFDYLAFFNSIVNPILYVIVGKNFRKKAQEVCKQWSVSSFTSTSTRSHTSATLRTFV from the exons ATGGCTCTTCAAACTACAAG AATGCCAGAGCTGAACACCACCACGCATGCAAATTGGAGCCAAAATGCCAGCGTGGAAAAGAGCTGCATCGATCCCGACGTTTGGTACGCGCTGACCAGCAGCCAGCCCGTCTACATGGCGGTCATCACCGTGTTGGGAGTGGTGCTCAACGCCTTTGTGCTGCTGGTCTTCTGCCTACAAAAGAAGCCGTGCACGGTGGCCGAAATCTACCTGAGCAACCTGGCAGCCGCCGACCTCATCCTAGTGTCCTGTCTTCCCTTCTGGGCCGTTAACATTGCTAACGATTTCAACTGGCCTTTTGGAGTGGCCATGTGTAAAATAGTCAACGCGGGCATCAAGATGAATGCTTACAGCAGTATCTACTTTCTGGTTCTGGTCAGCATGGATCGCTACCTGGCGCTAGTTCACCCCATGTCACACGGGCGAATGCGTCGACCAAAATACGCCAAAGTGGGCTGTCTGCTGGTTTGGGCCTTCAGCTTGTTGCTCGGCGCCCCGACGCTGGTCTTCAGGCAGGTCAAGTATTTCGCAGAGTACAACGTGGACGCCTGCGTCTTGGATTTCCCCAGCCGCACGGTGATGCTGCTTTGCGACGCGATGCTAATTAGCTTTAGCTTCGTCATCCCCATCACGATCATCTCGTTCTGCACCGTCAAGATCATCCATGCGTTACGTAAGCCCTCCGTAGATAGGTTCAACAACGAGAAGAGCGAGCGGAAGGCCACCACGCTGGTGCTGGCCGTCCTGGTCGCCTTCCTCGTCTGCTGGATACCGTTTCACATCGTCACCCTGCTGGATGTGCTAATAAAAGCCGGCGTGATGAAAGGGTGCCACCTGGAAGCCGTCGTGGATATTTGTAGCCAGTTTTTCGACTACCTGGCCTTCTTCAACAGTATCGTCAATCCCATCTTGTATGTTATCGTTGGGAAAAACTTCCGGAAAAAAGCTCAGGAAGTGTGCAAGCAGTGGTCCGTCAGTAGCTTCACGAGCACGTCCACGCGTTCACACACTTCTGCGACGTTGAGGACGTTTGTGTAA
- the LOC119116560 gene encoding uncharacterized protein C14orf132 isoform X1 codes for MDLSFMAAQIPVMTGAFMDSSPNDDYSGEHSLFNSSASVHAAASAASVHGQPDESQSMSSDAIWLWIAIVATIGNIVVVGVVYACTF; via the exons ATGGATCTCTCCTTCATGGCCGCGCAG ATCCCAGTTATGACGGGAGCCTTCATGGACTCGTCGCCAAATGACGACTACAGCGGCGAGCACTCGCTCTTCAACTCATCGGCCAGCGTCCACGCCGCCGCCTCGGCGGCCTCCGTGCACGGCCAGCCGGACGAGTCGCAGTCCATGTCCAGCGACGCCATCTGGCTTTGGATCGCCATCGTGGCCACCATCGGAAACATCGTGGTGGTGGGCGTGGTCTACGCTTGCACCTTCTGA
- the LOC119116560 gene encoding uncharacterized protein C14orf132 isoform X2: MIPVMTGAFMDSSPNDDYSGEHSLFNSSASVHAAASAASVHGQPDESQSMSSDAIWLWIAIVATIGNIVVVGVVYACTF; this comes from the exons ATG ATCCCAGTTATGACGGGAGCCTTCATGGACTCGTCGCCAAATGACGACTACAGCGGCGAGCACTCGCTCTTCAACTCATCGGCCAGCGTCCACGCCGCCGCCTCGGCGGCCTCCGTGCACGGCCAGCCGGACGAGTCGCAGTCCATGTCCAGCGACGCCATCTGGCTTTGGATCGCCATCGTGGCCACCATCGGAAACATCGTGGTGGTGGGCGTGGTCTACGCTTGCACCTTCTGA